Below is a window of Fulvitalea axinellae DNA.
ATAAAACCCCCGAACTCCCATCTCTAGGCTGGGACTCCCAAGCTTGCACAGCCAATTCGGTCGGCTTCAGAACATAACTGTGGACCGGATTATTGGAAAAAAGCGACATCAGGCCATTGCGCTGATGCTGTGAGCGGGAAAACGGAATGGCTGTCAGGTGTTCGACCTTTGATACGTGATCTCCGATCGAAACCACTTCCCAAAATTTCCTCCAATCACTGCCCGAAGCCTCAGAGCATTTAAGGGTCAAATCATCTTTGCCGGTACCGCCACTAATGATAGCGTCGTAAAACAGCTCCGAAGCGCGCATATAGTTCCCCGATTCCAAGTAAAGCTCACCCAACAGCGCCTTTCGGCTAATGCGGGTCAGGCGCCAAGGCTGGCTTACTTCTTTCGGGTCTTTGTCTTTTTCCTTTTGGAAAACCCTCCAATCCGGCACGGGCTGTTCTATCGCCTCGTTCATTTCCTGGATCAGCCAGTTGACCATATCCACCATTCCGTAAACGGGGGGATCATAATCTCCGAAAGTTCCGTTCAGGCTTTCTTTCACCACCGGCACTTTGCGGTAAGTGCGGGCCAACTGTAGGTAAACCCAAGCCCGGAGCGTCTTCACTTCGGCTTCCAGGCCGTTGTACTGCAATTCGGTCATCTGCGGATCGGCTTTCGCCTTGGCCATATTATCCAGAATATCATTGCAGTTCAGAATGATATCATAATACGGGCGGGCATCGATATACGGGTTGTCCGCCGACACGTTATGCAATTCGATTTCCTCCAAAAAGGCATCGTAATTGCGGGTGGTCGTCATCAAATCCGCACGCAGATCGCCGAGCACTACCAGCTCCTCCACCAAATCCTGCAGACCGGCGTAGGCGCCTATAACTCCGCGACGCACTTGGTCAAGGTTTTGGTAATGATCGTCCCTGTCCTGGATCAAATCCTGCGAAGGTTCCAGAAACGAGGAGCAGGAAAACAAGAGGGCCGAGACCGCCACCATAAGGGCGGCCTTGGCTATTTTCAGTTTATGAAACACTGTTCTCATCGTAATAAAGCTTATATTCCCAACTTAACGCCCATCATCACCGAGCGGAGCTGTGGCAGGCGTCCGTAATCGACGCCGCGCTGCATCACGTCGTTGCTGTACGACACGTCGGGCGACTGTCCCAGATATTCCGTCAGGGTAAAAATATTCGAGGCCGAAACGTATGCCCTAAGGCTACGGATCAGTTTGTTCCGAATATCGAAATCGTACGAGACCGCCACGTTGCGCAGACGCAAGAACGATCCGTCCTCGATCCAACGGTCCGAGAAGCGGGCGTTTCCGGCCGGATCGCCAAAGCTGGCTTTCGGAATATCCGTTACTTGACCGTCCTCTTTCCAGCGACGCCCCACGGCCTCCGACTGGTTGGCGTAGCCTACCATCGATTCCAATGTCTTGCGCTTGTAGTTGAAGATTTCGTGGCCGTAAGCGTAGTCGAACACCAAGTTCAGGCTGAGCTTTTTGTAACGGGCGTTCGCCGTAAAGGCTCCGAAGAATTCAGGCAACGGACTTCCGATATCGGTTTTGTCCGATTCGTCGATTACGTTATCACCGTTCAGGTCCACGAAGGCCATATCGCCGGCTTTGAAAGGGCGGTCATGACGGTCGCGCAGGTTCAGGCGTTCGGCTTCTTGCGCCGTGGCGATTACGCCTGCGGTTTTGTATCCGTAGAACGTATTGATCGGGTCGCCTTCGCGAGAGATAATCTCACCACCCTCGATTTGGGTTTGCAGAAAACGGACACCATCAGCACCGAGGCTCGCGTTGTCGCCAAGTTCCACCACCTTGTTTTCGTTGGTGGCCACGCTGGCGCCAAGATCAAGGGAGAAGTCCTTGCCTCGATAAACGTCCACGTTCACGGCCAGCTCAAAACCGGTATTCTCCAAAGAACCCGAGTTGCTGAGCAATAGGTTGGTACCGTAAAAAGTGTCGAGTTGCTGGGCTGTGATCAGGTCTTCCGTAGTCGTTTTGTAATAATCGGCGGTAATACGCACACGATTGTCGAACAACGTAAAGTCTACACCCAAATCCAGTTGCTTGCTGACTTCCCATTTCAAATCCGTATTGGGAATACCGCCGCGCACCAAGCCGGAAATATTGAAATACGGACGGGCTACGTAATAGAAACCTGACGAATAGTACCCGATATCATCGTTGCCCGTAAAGCCGTAACTGGCCCTGATTTTGAAATCGTCCAGCCATTTGGCGGAAGCCAAAAACGGTTCGGCTGACACTCTCCAAGCCGCCGAAGCGAAGGGGAAATAGGCCATGCGGTTGCTTTTGGTAAAGCGGGAACTGATATCCATATTCACGCCGGCGTCCAGATAATATTTATCGAGGTAAGAGTATTTGGCCCGGCCGTAGAAGGAAGCCATATTCCAATTGCCGTTTTCGGGCTTAAGCTGACGGTAGTTACCGTCTCCCCTACCGATTACCGTAAACTTATCGGACGGCGAGTTGATATCCGTAGCCAGTTCCTCTTCCAGTCTGTTGGTCCGGATTCTTGTGCCCGCCTGTACGCCTACGTTATGCCTGTTGGCGATTGTTTTGGCATAGCGCAAGCGGGCCTCTCCCAAAATCGAGTAGAATTGTTTTTGGGAATTCTGCATTACGCTTTTGGCTTGGCCTTCCAACTGCGGAACACCGCCTGTACGTGGCACGAACGACCCTTCGTCAAGGTTGAAAAGATCAGCAGTCAAGTCTACGTCCAAGTCCAAATCTTCGTAAATCCGTTGCGTGGCTTTCAATCCAGCTCGCACGCGGAAGTTTTCGTGAAGACCTACGCCGTTGTCAACCAAGGACACCGGATTACTCATTCCGAAACCGCCCACTTCGTCATAAAAAGGAAGCTCGATTCCCTTTTCGCTTCGCTTGTAAACGCCCATCAAAGGCGACTTGAGCGTGGCGCTAAAAGTTGGGTTTGTCGTTCCGTTCAGTCCTTCGGGCCGGATGTTGGCCGTCACTTTCGAAAGCGACACCTGCGGACGAACCACCAAGCTTTTCAACATCTGAATCCGGGCGTTCATCCGAAAATCGAAGGACTCGTAATCGGTGTTTTCGACTACATCTTCGTTTTTATTATATCCTACTGAAAGGTTATAAGAAGCGATATTATCACCGCCCTCGATATTGGCGGAATAGGCGCTCATCATTCCGTTGCGATACACCAAGTCTTGCCAATCCGTGTCTTGGCCGTAACGGTAACGGTCTTCGCCTTCCGCTTTTTCCACCAAATAAGGAAAT
It encodes the following:
- a CDS encoding SusC/RagA family TonB-linked outer membrane protein, with amino-acid sequence MRQFLIHIFFLALTLSGISARAQQTVSGVVKDAYGGAPLEGVVVNLVGSKGVSDFTDTDGRFSLPISSKDEVALEFAFADYRTRRVFLHGCSEVNISLVGVDRPAKGEQTVKTEAGSQLRRDLSGSSVTLTGDQIRERGYLSLDKALQGMVPGMLVESHSGASATGGMMTIRGTSGMSTTAKPLIVLDGVIYETNTGGLSAVEGYTYNPLANIRLRDVEQVTVVKDGMAGIYGSLASNGVIYVYTSESNVKKTRVDFSANLGWIQAPRTVPVLDAKGFRSFALEQALGSGLSYSQVENEFPYLVEKAEGEDRYRYGQDTDWQDLVYRNGMMSAYSANIEGGDNIASYNLSVGYNKNEDVVENTDYESFDFRMNARIQMLKSLVVRPQVSLSKVTANIRPEGLNGTTNPTFSATLKSPLMGVYKRSEKGIELPFYDEVGGFGMSNPVSLVDNGVGLHENFRVRAGLKATQRIYEDLDLDVDLTADLFNLDEGSFVPRTGGVPQLEGQAKSVMQNSQKQFYSILGEARLRYAKTIANRHNVGVQAGTRIRTNRLEEELATDINSPSDKFTVIGRGDGNYRQLKPENGNWNMASFYGRAKYSYLDKYYLDAGVNMDISSRFTKSNRMAYFPFASAAWRVSAEPFLASAKWLDDFKIRASYGFTGNDDIGYYSSGFYYVARPYFNISGLVRGGIPNTDLKWEVSKQLDLGVDFTLFDNRVRITADYYKTTTEDLITAQQLDTFYGTNLLLSNSGSLENTGFELAVNVDVYRGKDFSLDLGASVATNENKVVELGDNASLGADGVRFLQTQIEGGEIISREGDPINTFYGYKTAGVIATAQEAERLNLRDRHDRPFKAGDMAFVDLNGDNVIDESDKTDIGSPLPEFFGAFTANARYKKLSLNLVFDYAYGHEIFNYKRKTLESMVGYANQSEAVGRRWKEDGQVTDIPKASFGDPAGNARFSDRWIEDGSFLRLRNVAVSYDFDIRNKLIRSLRAYVSASNIFTLTEYLGQSPDVSYSNDVMQRGVDYGRLPQLRSVMMGVKLGI
- a CDS encoding RagB/SusD family nutrient uptake outer membrane protein, whose translation is MRTVFHKLKIAKAALMVAVSALLFSCSSFLEPSQDLIQDRDDHYQNLDQVRRGVIGAYAGLQDLVEELVVLGDLRADLMTTTRNYDAFLEEIELHNVSADNPYIDARPYYDIILNCNDILDNMAKAKADPQMTELQYNGLEAEVKTLRAWVYLQLARTYRKVPVVKESLNGTFGDYDPPVYGMVDMVNWLIQEMNEAIEQPVPDWRVFQKEKDKDPKEVSQPWRLTRISRKALLGELYLESGNYMRASELFYDAIISGGTGKDDLTLKCSEASGSDWRKFWEVVSIGDHVSKVEHLTAIPFSRSQHQRNGLMSLFSNNPVHSYVLKPTELAVQAWESQPRDGSSGVLFTGDFTRGLNKSYARIGIDTLVYKYMLGKSPTRNQNDAVYCIYRAADLHLLYAEAINLAGDSDKALDVINEKLDGSPKTAGVRGRVGLKGVNLQNIQDRYPEMSARKDLVEMAILEERALEFAYEGRRWNDLVRFATRSNRLTWFAETVARKFKETDPEKYKSVKNLLKDKDNWRYEMPRKTLDL